In one Lysobacter alkalisoli genomic region, the following are encoded:
- the katG gene encoding catalase/peroxidase HPI: MSSEATCPFKHAAGEGTSNRYWWPNQLRVDLLRQHSSRSDPLGEDFNYAEAFKSLDYDALKKDLHALMTDSQDWWPADFGHYGGLMIRMAWHSAGTYRVGDGRGGGGRGQQRFAPLNSWPDNVSLDKARRLLWPIKQKYGQKISWADLMILAGNVALESMGFKTLGFGGGREDTWEPDQDVYWGRETTWLGGDVRYAHGSPGVVEGEDEAVLVSDDDADGDIHSRNLENPLAAVQMGLIYVNPEGPDGNPDPIAAAKDIRDTFGRMAMDDEETVALIAGGHSFGKTHGAGPADNVGAEPEAGGLEEQGLGWANAFGSGKGADTITSGLEVTWSRTPTQWGNSFFEILFGHEWELSKSPAGAHQWVAKDAEPTIPHAYDKSKKLVPTMLTTDLSLRLDPGFEKISRRFLENPDQFADAFARAWFKLTHRDMGPRARYLGPEVPDEEFTWQDPVPAVDHPLADDKDIATLKAKVLDSGLSVAELVSTAWASASTFRGGDKRGGANGARIRLDPQKDWEVNNPAQLAKVLKTLEGIQADYNKSGAGGRKVSLADLIVLAGCAGVEQAAKNAGFDVTVPFSPGRSDASQEQTDVDSINMLEPLADGFRNYIRAKLPIPAEAMLIDKAQLLTLTAPEMTVLVGGMRVIGTNFDGSRHGVLTSSPGALSNDFFVNLLDMAIEWKPVSKAADLFEGHDRKSGKKKWTGTRVDLVFGSNSELRALAEVYASSDAGQKFVDDFVAAWNKVMNLDRFDLA; the protein is encoded by the coding sequence ATGTCATCCGAAGCAACGTGCCCGTTCAAGCACGCCGCCGGCGAGGGTACTTCGAACAGGTACTGGTGGCCGAACCAGTTGCGGGTCGACCTCCTGCGCCAGCACTCCTCCAGGTCCGATCCGCTGGGCGAGGACTTCAATTACGCCGAAGCGTTCAAGAGCCTCGACTACGACGCGTTGAAAAAGGACCTCCACGCACTGATGACCGATTCTCAGGACTGGTGGCCGGCCGACTTCGGCCACTACGGCGGTTTGATGATCCGCATGGCGTGGCACAGCGCCGGCACTTACCGGGTCGGCGACGGCCGCGGCGGTGGAGGCCGGGGCCAGCAGCGGTTCGCCCCGCTCAATTCCTGGCCGGACAATGTCAGCCTCGACAAGGCGCGTCGCCTGCTCTGGCCGATCAAGCAGAAATATGGCCAGAAGATCTCCTGGGCCGACCTGATGATCCTCGCCGGCAACGTCGCACTGGAATCGATGGGCTTCAAGACCCTCGGCTTCGGCGGCGGCCGCGAGGACACCTGGGAACCGGACCAGGACGTGTACTGGGGTCGCGAGACCACCTGGCTGGGCGGTGACGTCCGTTACGCTCACGGCTCGCCGGGCGTCGTGGAAGGCGAGGACGAAGCCGTTCTCGTCTCCGACGACGACGCCGATGGCGACATCCACAGCCGCAATCTCGAGAACCCGCTCGCGGCCGTGCAGATGGGCCTGATCTACGTGAACCCCGAAGGCCCGGACGGTAATCCCGATCCGATCGCCGCCGCCAAGGACATCCGCGACACCTTCGGCCGCATGGCGATGGATGACGAGGAGACCGTCGCCCTGATCGCCGGCGGCCACAGCTTCGGCAAGACCCACGGCGCCGGCCCGGCCGACAATGTCGGCGCCGAACCCGAGGCAGGCGGCCTTGAGGAACAGGGCCTCGGCTGGGCCAACGCGTTCGGCAGCGGCAAAGGCGCCGATACCATCACCAGTGGCCTGGAAGTGACCTGGTCGCGGACGCCGACGCAATGGGGCAACAGCTTCTTCGAGATCCTTTTCGGCCACGAATGGGAGCTGTCGAAGAGCCCCGCCGGCGCGCACCAGTGGGTGGCGAAAGACGCCGAGCCGACGATCCCGCACGCATACGACAAGTCGAAGAAGCTCGTGCCGACGATGCTCACCACCGACCTGTCGCTGCGCCTGGACCCGGGCTTCGAGAAGATCTCGCGGCGCTTCCTGGAGAACCCGGACCAGTTCGCGGATGCGTTCGCCCGCGCCTGGTTCAAGCTGACCCACCGCGACATGGGACCGCGCGCCCGCTACCTTGGCCCGGAAGTACCGGACGAGGAGTTCACCTGGCAGGATCCGGTCCCGGCCGTCGACCACCCGCTGGCCGACGACAAGGACATCGCCACGCTCAAGGCCAAGGTGCTGGATTCGGGCCTGTCGGTGGCCGAGCTGGTCTCGACTGCCTGGGCCTCTGCCTCGACCTTCCGCGGCGGCGACAAGCGCGGCGGTGCCAACGGCGCCCGCATCCGCCTCGATCCGCAGAAGGACTGGGAAGTCAACAATCCGGCCCAGCTCGCCAAGGTGCTCAAGACGCTGGAAGGCATCCAGGCCGACTACAACAAGTCGGGGGCCGGTGGCAGGAAGGTCTCGTTGGCCGACCTGATCGTGCTGGCCGGTTGCGCCGGTGTCGAGCAGGCGGCGAAGAATGCCGGCTTCGACGTGACCGTGCCGTTCTCGCCGGGACGCAGCGACGCTTCGCAGGAGCAGACCGACGTCGACTCGATCAACATGCTCGAGCCGCTCGCGGACGGCTTCCGCAACTACATCAGGGCAAAGCTGCCGATCCCGGCCGAGGCGATGCTGATCGACAAGGCGCAACTGCTGACCCTGACCGCGCCCGAGATGACCGTCCTGGTCGGTGGCATGCGCGTGATCGGCACCAACTTCGACGGCAGCCGGCATGGCGTGCTCACCTCCAGTCCGGGTGCACTGTCCAACGACTTTTTCGTCAACTTGCTCGACATGGCCATTGAGTGGAAGCCGGTATCGAAGGCCGCGGATCTGTTCGAAGGACACGACCGGAAATCGGGCAAGAAGAAGTGGACCGGCACCCGCGTGGACCTGGTCTTTGGTTCGAACTCGGAGCTGCGTGCACTGGCCGAGGTCTACGCCAGTTCCGATGCCGGGCAGAAGTTCGTCGACGACTTCGTCGCGGCCTGGAACAAGGTGATGAACCTCGATCGCTTCGACCTGGCCTGA